From a region of the Solanum stenotomum isolate F172 chromosome 2, ASM1918654v1, whole genome shotgun sequence genome:
- the LOC125854660 gene encoding glycerol-3-phosphate acyltransferase 5-like — translation MDSSIVCELEGTLLKDQDPFSYFMLVAFEASSLIRFAILLMLWPLIKFLEICGQKDKGLKLMIFVATIGVKISEIEVVARAVLPKFYFDDIDMNSWRIFSSFDKRIVVTKIPRIMVERFVKEHLRADDVIGSELVVNNSGFATGFIKDDFDSIFEKVGALFDGETQPSLGLGRPQNGSSFLSLCKEQSHPPFMINKNQDHIIKPLPVIFHDGRLVKRPTPSIALLILLWIPFGVILATIRIIIGLMLPLWIVPYLAPLFGGKVIVKGKPPPPASTTNSGVLFVCTHRTLLDPVVLSTVLQRRIPAVTYSISRLSEILSPIPTVRLTRIREVDAQKIKRQLEKGDLVVCPEGTTCREPFLLRFSALFAELTDRIVPVAMNYRVGFFHATTARGWKGLDPIFFFMNPRPMYEVTFLNQLPVEATCSSGKSPHDVANYVQRILAATLGFECTNFTRKDKYRVLAGNDGIVSQNSGTNLANKVVDTFKLFIH, via the exons ATGGATTCATCAATTGTTTGTGAGCTTGAAGGAACTCTCTTAAAAGATCAAGATCCTTTTAGTTACTTTATGTTAGTTGCATTTGAAGCATCTAGTCTTATAAGATTTGCAATTTTACTCATGTTATGGccattaattaaatttcttgaaatttgtgGCCAAAAGGATAAAGGGttaaaattaatgatatttgTGGCTACTATAGGTGTAAAAATTTCTGAAATTGAAGTTGTGGCTAGAGCTGTTTTACCTAAgttttattttgatgatattGATATGAATTCTTGGAGGATTTTTAGTTCATTTGATAAGAGAATTGTTGTGACAAAAATTCCAAGAATTATGGTGGAGAGATTTGTTAAGGAACATTTGAGAGCTGATGATGTTATTGGGAGTGAACTCGTGGTGAACAATTCTGGCTTCGCCACTGGATTTATTAAAGATGATTTTGACTCGATTTTTGAAAAAGTTGGTGCTTTGTTTGATGGTGAAACACAACCTAGCTTAGGCCTTGGAAGGCCTCAAAATGGTTCTTCATTCCTTTCACTATGCAAG GAACAATCACATCCACCATTTATGATAAACAAAAATCAAGATCATATTATCAAGCCTTTACCAGTAATTTTCCATGATGGACGTCTTGTTAAACGTCCAACACCATCAATTGCTCTATTAATTCTTTTATGGATACCATTTGGTGTTATATTAGCAACAATACGTATTATAATAGGGTTAATGCTACCATTATGGATTGTACCCTATTTAGCTCCACTATTTGGTGGTAAAGTCATTGTCAAGGGCAAACCACCACCACCAGCATCAACCACCAACTCGGGTGTGCTCTTTGTGTGCACACACCGAACCCTACTTGACCCTGTGGTCCTATCCACCGTACTTCAACGTAGGATACCGGCCGTTACGTACTCAATCTCCCGATTATCGGAGATTTTGTCCCCGATCCCGACCGTCCGGCTAACGAGGATTCGAGAAGTGGACGCACAAAAAATCAAACGTCAACTCGAGAAAGGAGATTTAGTTGTCTGCCCCGAAGGAACGACATGTAGGGAACCGTTTTTACTGAGGTTCAGCGCGCTTTTCGCTGAATTAACCGATCGAATCGTACCAGTGGCAATGAATTATAGAGTAGGGTTTTTTCATGCAACAACAGCTAGAGGATGGAAAGGACTGGATccaattttcttcttcatgaACCCTAGGCCAATGTATGAG GTAACATTCTTGAATCAACTACCAGTGGAAGCCACGTGTTCATCAGGGAAAAGTCCACATGATGTTGCAAATTATGTCCAGAGAATTTTGGCTGCAACATTAGGATTTGAATGTACTAATTTTAcaagaaaagacaaatataGAGTTCTTGCTGGAAATGATGGAATTGTGTCACAAAATTCTGGGACAAATTTAGCTAACAAAGTGGTGGACACTTTCAAGCTTTTTATTCACTAA